A DNA window from Sphingopyxis macrogoltabida contains the following coding sequences:
- a CDS encoding TorF family putative porin, whose protein sequence is MKNLSRACFGVLLAASALSTPAFAQDAEEDSDGITITGSATVVSDYRFRGFSQSNEEAAIQGGFTIGHDSGLYVGTWGSSIGFNNGTEIDVFAGFAKEVTPGLTADIGATVYLYPGANNTTVIEPYASLTGAIGPATVKGGIAWAPGGQNSLGDASGVYIYSDVGVQIPDTPFKLKGHVGYAKSDSFLGGLDGEVFDYSVGVDVTWKVLTLGVAYVNTDAPKFGGYKEAVGADGAVVFSLGAAF, encoded by the coding sequence ATGAAAAATCTCTCCCGTGCATGCTTCGGCGTGCTTCTCGCCGCTTCGGCCCTCTCGACCCCCGCCTTCGCGCAGGACGCCGAAGAAGATAGCGACGGCATCACCATCACCGGCAGCGCCACCGTCGTCAGCGACTATCGTTTCCGCGGCTTCAGCCAGTCGAACGAAGAGGCCGCGATCCAGGGTGGCTTTACCATTGGCCATGACAGCGGCCTGTATGTCGGTACCTGGGGATCGAGCATCGGCTTCAACAACGGCACCGAAATCGACGTCTTTGCGGGCTTCGCCAAGGAGGTCACGCCCGGCCTGACCGCCGACATCGGCGCGACCGTCTATCTTTACCCCGGCGCCAACAACACGACGGTGATCGAACCCTATGCCTCGCTGACCGGCGCGATCGGCCCGGCGACGGTCAAGGGCGGCATCGCCTGGGCTCCCGGTGGCCAGAATTCGCTCGGCGATGCGAGCGGCGTCTACATCTACAGCGACGTCGGCGTGCAAATCCCCGACACCCCGTTCAAGCTGAAGGGCCATGTCGGCTATGCCAAGAGCGACAGCTTCCTCGGCGGGCTCGACGGCGAAGTGTTCGACTATTCGGTCGGGGTCGATGTCACGTGGAAGGTGCTCACCCTCGGGGTCGCCTATGTGAATACCGACGCCCCGAAGTTCGGCGGTTACAAGGAAGCGGTCGGCGCCGACGG